In the Sylvia atricapilla isolate bSylAtr1 unplaced genomic scaffold, bSylAtr1.pri scaffold_145_arrow_ctg1, whole genome shotgun sequence genome, one interval contains:
- the LOC136374827 gene encoding nociceptin receptor-like, which produces MKTATNIYIFNLALADTLCLMTLPFQGTDTFLGFWPFGNVLCKIAISIDYYNMFTSTFTLTMMSVDRYIAICHPIKALDIRTLHKAKVVNVCIWALASVFGIPAMVMGSAENENNEIDCLIKLPSPVDYWDPVFGICVFLFSFMIAVLIITICYSLMIRRLKNVHVLSGSKEKDRNLRRITRMVLVVVAVFIVCWTPIQIFVLVQCLGAKAESKLELAISCFCTALGYANSSLNPVLYAFLDENFKACFKKFCFPTAFRTELQMSNRMCSIAKDVAYACKNSEGTNNPA; this is translated from the exons ATGAAGACAGCCACCAACATTTACATCTTTAACCTTGCTCTGGCTGACACCCTGTGCCTGATGACCTTGCCCTTCCAGGGAACAGACACATTCTTGGGCTTCTGGCCCTTTGGCAATGTCCTGTGCAAGATTGCCATCTCCATTGACTACTACAACATGTTCACCAGCACCTTCACACTGACGATGATGAGCGTGGACCGCTACATCGCCATCTGCCACCCCATCAAAGCCCTGGACATACGCACACTCCACAAGGCCAAGGTGGTCAATGTTTGCATCTGGGCACTGGCTTCTGTCTTTGGCATCCCGGCCATGGTGATGGGATCTGCTGAGAATGAGAACAACG AAATTGATTGTCTAATTAAGCTCCCTTCTCCCGTGGACTACTGGGATCCAGTGTTTGGCATCTGCgtctttctcttctccttcatgATCGCCGTGTTGATCATCACCATTTGCTACAGCCTCATGATCAGGAGGCTCAAGAATGTCCATGTCCTCTCAGGCTCCAAGGAGAAGGACAGGAACCTGCGGCGCATCACCCGCATGGtcctggtggtggtggcagtCTTCATCGTTTGCTGGACTCCCATCCAGATTTTCGTGCTGGTGCAGTGCCTGGGTGCCAAGGCAGAAAGCAAGCTGGAGCTGGCCATCTCCTGCTTCTGCACCGCCCTGGGCTACGCCAACAGCAGCCTGAACCCCGTGCTCTACGCCTTCCTGGATGAGAACTTCAAGGCGTGCTTCAAGAAGTTCTGCTTCCCCACCGCCTTCAGGACCGAGCTCCAGATGTCCAACAGGATGTGCAGCATCGCCAAGGATGTGGCCTATGCCTGCAAGAACTCGGAGGGGACTAACAATCCGGCCTGA